One genomic region from Macellibacteroides fermentans encodes:
- a CDS encoding RagB/SusD family nutrient uptake outer membrane protein produces MKKVLYIAASALLFTSCESFLDTESYTKKTTANFPVTEKDAIQMVTGVYATLNKSIANCQNTYFYLSELAADDRFGGGGENDKDMQVLDHLMYTNIDRFQSFWTDRYSGINRANWAIANLDKVENETMRNQMMGEALILRAFFYNELAEMFGSVPLITTVPQDVADAQVYPAQSPVDDVYAAIASDLKKAIEIMPNNKWNNTVSGSGHLTKWTAEALLGRVFLFYTGFYGKESLPLMGEDGAIAGSIAKAEVVTALEDCINNSGHELVSDFRSLWPYTNTVSKPFYPLEGNPQWVKDGENPEQVFAIKCSHLADWSTTIGYSNQYMLHFAIRSHGGADQFKNLFPFGQGWGAGPVSPKLWKEWQAAEPNDLRREASILDGSKTKDYTYGADKQMEETGLWQKKVIATTAPKSTKAVELDGKIETVINELFNSFTSSDKYYGDGKDDDFQLGHEVDLNVIRFADVLLMHSELTQTADGMNRVRARAKLPAVTYSETALRNERRWELAFEGTRWADIRRWGIAEQALSNQLGSDIWNRGVATVMKNQGAGYAARYAATKGFMPIPQTEIDLSNGVLKQNAGWDASAVFVSWNE; encoded by the coding sequence ATGAAAAAAGTATTATATATTGCCGCTTCTGCGCTACTGTTTACAAGTTGCGAAAGTTTCTTGGATACAGAAAGTTACACAAAGAAAACAACAGCGAATTTTCCAGTAACGGAAAAAGATGCGATTCAAATGGTTACAGGCGTATATGCAACCTTGAATAAATCTATTGCCAACTGCCAGAATACCTACTTCTATTTGTCGGAACTAGCTGCCGACGACCGTTTTGGTGGTGGTGGTGAAAATGATAAGGATATGCAAGTCCTGGATCACCTGATGTATACTAACATTGATCGTTTCCAGTCTTTCTGGACTGATCGTTATTCTGGAATTAACCGCGCTAATTGGGCTATCGCGAATTTGGACAAGGTTGAGAATGAAACCATGAGAAATCAAATGATGGGAGAGGCTTTGATTCTTCGTGCATTCTTTTATAATGAATTGGCAGAAATGTTCGGTAGTGTACCTCTTATTACTACAGTACCTCAAGATGTTGCAGACGCTCAGGTTTATCCGGCACAGTCTCCAGTAGATGATGTATATGCTGCTATTGCTTCCGATTTGAAAAAAGCGATCGAAATTATGCCGAATAACAAATGGAATAATACCGTTTCTGGTAGCGGACACTTAACTAAATGGACTGCAGAGGCTCTTTTAGGGCGTGTATTCCTTTTCTATACAGGTTTTTATGGTAAGGAATCTCTTCCTTTAATGGGTGAAGATGGTGCAATTGCTGGATCAATTGCAAAAGCAGAGGTTGTTACAGCGTTGGAGGATTGTATTAATAACAGTGGCCATGAATTGGTTAGCGATTTTCGTAGTTTGTGGCCTTATACCAATACAGTTTCAAAGCCATTTTACCCTTTGGAGGGTAATCCTCAATGGGTGAAAGATGGTGAAAATCCAGAACAGGTTTTTGCAATCAAATGTTCTCATTTGGCTGACTGGAGTACTACAATTGGATATTCAAATCAGTATATGTTGCATTTTGCAATCCGTAGCCACGGTGGTGCCGATCAGTTTAAAAATCTTTTCCCATTCGGTCAGGGTTGGGGAGCTGGTCCGGTTAGCCCGAAACTTTGGAAAGAATGGCAAGCAGCAGAACCTAATGACCTACGCCGTGAAGCATCTATCCTTGATGGTTCGAAGACCAAAGATTATACATATGGCGCTGATAAACAGATGGAAGAGACTGGTTTGTGGCAGAAAAAAGTAATTGCAACAACTGCGCCAAAGTCTACGAAGGCAGTTGAGTTAGACGGCAAAATAGAAACAGTAATTAATGAGTTGTTCAACAGCTTTACATCATCTGATAAATATTATGGTGATGGTAAAGATGATGACTTCCAGTTGGGGCATGAGGTTGACTTAAATGTAATCCGTTTTGCAGATGTGCTTCTGATGCACTCAGAACTTACACAAACTGCCGATGGAATGAACAGGGTACGTGCACGTGCAAAACTTCCAGCAGTTACCTACTCTGAAACAGCTTTACGTAATGAACGTCGGTGGGAGCTTGCATTTGAAGGTACTCGCTGGGCTGATATCAGACGTTGGGGTATTGCAGAACAGGCTCTTAGCAATCAGTTAGGTTCTGATATCTGGAACCGCGGCGTAGCTACTGTGATGAAAAATCAAGGTGCCGGCTATGCAGCTCGTTACGCTGCAACCAAGGGATTCATGCCAATTCCACAAACAGAAATTGATCTATCCAATGGTGTTTTGAAACAAAATGCCGGATGGGATGCTTCTGCAGTCTTTGTAAGTTGGAATGAATAG
- a CDS encoding DUF4369 domain-containing protein, protein MPKVYCFITLLFMLSCASFESKYVIEGKLKGKTYDGEFIYLVPVEGATAETVDSVQIRDGVFRFEGDASVPSICILRTRPLLRMELQELLVVTEPGTISVILDTESSAKGTPQNEALQLWKEQKRNSDFAYTNINQQLLEADESKKEELKKLQMKYDKEYSNFNYNFVKQYKHTAVGEFVYKMTGFSFTPEQKKELNSL, encoded by the coding sequence ATGCCAAAAGTTTATTGCTTTATCACTCTTCTGTTTATGTTGTCCTGTGCTTCTTTCGAAAGTAAATATGTAATTGAAGGAAAACTGAAGGGAAAAACATACGATGGAGAATTTATTTATTTAGTTCCGGTTGAGGGGGCTACTGCCGAGACGGTTGATTCTGTACAGATAAGGGATGGTGTTTTTAGATTCGAAGGGGATGCTTCAGTCCCTTCAATTTGTATACTACGAACCCGACCTTTGTTACGAATGGAATTGCAGGAGTTACTTGTTGTTACTGAACCGGGAACAATCAGCGTTATACTTGATACAGAGAGCTCTGCCAAGGGAACTCCTCAGAATGAAGCCCTTCAATTGTGGAAAGAACAGAAACGAAACTCTGATTTTGCATATACGAATATAAATCAGCAATTACTTGAAGCCGACGAATCTAAAAAAGAGGAACTAAAAAAGCTTCAAATGAAGTACGATAAGGAATATTCCAATTTTAATTATAATTTTGTAAAGCAATATAAGCATACGGCTGTAGGTGAATTTGTGTATAAGATGACCGGTTTTTCCTTTACCCCAGAACAAAAAAAGGAATTAAACTCCTTGTAA
- a CDS encoding DUF6057 family protein, whose protein sequence is MTKKEVLIKAGSVMMFAILCIAFFQFFYPYHLFIKEQLQLFLFTSEYFISYLSKPASLASYLGDFFTQFFYLRWGGAIVLALLLCVEWLLIVCLLRKLGAEKNVLLYAFFPIIGEWVLHCGLGYSVSSTITVILCIIIFLLYATIKKRFIAFLVAILLQPILYALLGSGLFTFNLLLLLTDSIRKEKLNLLAYVILFTGILIPFLLRSHYLLTIEQAYIYPHREFMAFVPPLLIIMLAGGMSSREVRIYTSDIRYTPFLFGLQLILLIGGVLSRANFHREKILSLDSEAYFGNWSKVLKQASSYNLNDNITTYYTNLALARYGQLPDHILEFYQPAADGLFLPVNPNASPLTIFFSNEVFFYLGDMNMAQHSSMLGMIFSPNNRSSRLIKRLAEINMINGEKEAARKYLRMLEPTLFHRAWAKKRLQVLDADTLIASTDAWLKEKRSMIPKRDTLRSSTDYLASLNLLASSNPANKMAVDYLLCYHLLSKDIRSFTNAYNRYVKDTSPLLPRIYGEALLISLLNSKATDKEVQSYGISPDMIREFAEYTRLYEQSNGRGELLQAKFGKSYWFYFHFAKMDTK, encoded by the coding sequence ATGACAAAAAAGGAAGTACTTATCAAAGCTGGATCTGTAATGATGTTTGCTATACTATGTATAGCTTTCTTTCAATTTTTTTATCCGTATCATCTGTTTATTAAAGAACAGCTACAGCTTTTTTTGTTTACTTCCGAATATTTTATCTCTTATTTATCTAAACCGGCTTCACTAGCCTCTTATCTGGGCGACTTCTTTACCCAATTTTTTTATCTTCGATGGGGAGGTGCTATAGTCTTAGCCTTGCTGCTTTGTGTGGAGTGGCTGCTGATTGTTTGTTTGTTGCGAAAACTGGGGGCAGAAAAGAATGTGTTGCTTTATGCTTTCTTTCCCATTATTGGAGAATGGGTATTGCATTGTGGACTGGGGTATTCCGTGTCGTCTACTATTACTGTAATTCTTTGTATAATTATTTTTTTGCTTTACGCCACAATTAAAAAACGATTTATCGCATTTCTGGTGGCGATTCTTCTTCAACCCATTTTGTATGCATTGCTGGGAAGTGGATTGTTTACATTTAACCTATTACTCTTGCTGACAGATTCTATCAGAAAAGAGAAATTGAACTTATTAGCATACGTAATTCTTTTTACGGGTATTTTGATTCCGTTTTTATTGCGCTCTCATTATCTGTTGACTATCGAACAAGCATATATCTATCCTCATAGAGAATTTATGGCATTTGTGCCACCTCTTTTAATAATAATGCTTGCTGGTGGCATGTCTTCCCGGGAGGTTAGAATATACACTTCCGATATCAGATATACTCCTTTCCTTTTTGGATTACAACTTATATTGTTGATAGGAGGTGTACTATCCAGAGCAAATTTTCACAGAGAAAAGATCCTTTCGCTTGACAGTGAGGCGTATTTTGGGAACTGGTCGAAGGTTTTGAAACAGGCTTCTTCTTATAATCTAAATGATAATATCACAACTTATTATACAAATCTGGCATTGGCTCGCTACGGTCAGCTTCCGGACCACATCCTGGAGTTTTATCAGCCTGCAGCAGACGGACTGTTTTTACCCGTAAACCCGAATGCTTCTCCTTTAACGATCTTCTTTAGCAATGAGGTGTTCTTTTATCTTGGGGATATGAATATGGCACAACATTCTTCTATGCTGGGAATGATTTTCTCTCCAAATAACAGAAGCTCTCGTCTTATCAAACGATTGGCAGAAATCAACATGATTAACGGAGAGAAAGAGGCAGCACGTAAATATTTAAGAATGCTTGAACCTACTCTTTTCCATCGTGCATGGGCTAAGAAGCGTTTGCAGGTTCTTGATGCCGATACATTGATTGCCTCAACAGATGCCTGGCTGAAAGAGAAACGAAGCATGATTCCGAAACGCGACACGCTGCGTAGTTCGACCGATTATCTTGCATCATTAAATCTTCTGGCCTCAAGTAATCCGGCAAATAAAATGGCGGTCGACTATCTGTTATGCTATCATTTGTTATCGAAAGATATCCGGTCTTTTACCAATGCCTATAACCGCTATGTAAAAGATACTTCTCCTTTATTACCCCGGATTTATGGAGAGGCATTGCTGATAAGTCTTCTAAACTCCAAAGCAACGGATAAAGAGGTTCAATCTTACGGAATATCTCCGGATATGATTCGTGAATTTGCCGAGTATACAAGATTGTACGAGCAAAGTAACGGACGAGGGGAGTTGTTGCAGGCAAAATTTGGAAAGAGTTACTGGTTTTATTTTCACTTTGCAAAAATGGATACAAAATGA
- a CDS encoding TolB family protein: protein MKQIIYYLLLLLLIIQSGCNRPSEIQKIDGMPPIYPDYTNITIPYNIAPLNFLLRNKPQSVEVSVKGKNTSFVVYGNEKIQFPERKWRSLLESEKGNDITVEVTVEKDGKWYRYAAFKWKVSIHKIDSYLSYRRIEPGYEVWNKIQICQRNLENFSEKVLADNNLTDGSCMNCHIYNQHQKDVSLFHLRGKMGGTILNRNGKLRKLNTKGVNSFAPAVYGAFHPSGRFGVFSQNTIIPEFHAYRSERLEVYDTASDLVILDFDKNSVNTSSLVSGDQTLETFPVFWADGKSVYYCAAPQLPLPDSIRSLRYSLMRIDFDEKSGKFGNKIDTILSANSLQQSVSFPKVSPNGRFLLFCVSDYGTFPIWHNETDLRMLDLKTGCVDSLKQVNAWYSDSYHSWSSESRWLVFASKRDNGIYGKPYFSYIDNNGVASKPFVLPQKDPAYYDYTLISFNIPELSKDGVSFGAMDVEDAYFNLPTDEMK, encoded by the coding sequence ATGAAGCAAATTATATACTACTTACTTTTGTTACTGCTTATCATTCAGTCGGGATGTAACCGTCCGTCTGAGATACAGAAGATTGATGGAATGCCACCGATCTATCCAGATTATACCAATATTACTATCCCGTATAACATAGCTCCCTTAAATTTCTTATTACGAAATAAGCCGCAATCTGTCGAAGTTTCTGTTAAGGGGAAAAATACATCCTTTGTCGTATACGGAAATGAAAAGATACAATTCCCCGAAAGGAAATGGAGATCATTATTGGAGTCCGAAAAAGGGAATGATATAACAGTTGAGGTTACAGTTGAAAAAGATGGGAAGTGGTATCGTTATGCTGCGTTTAAATGGAAAGTATCTATCCATAAAATTGATTCGTATTTGAGTTACCGAAGGATTGAACCAGGATACGAGGTGTGGAATAAAATTCAGATATGTCAGCGGAATCTGGAGAATTTTTCTGAAAAAGTATTGGCGGATAATAATCTGACCGATGGATCTTGCATGAATTGCCACATTTACAATCAACATCAGAAGGATGTTTCCCTTTTTCATTTAAGGGGGAAAATGGGAGGAACAATTCTGAATAGGAATGGGAAGCTTCGAAAATTAAATACAAAAGGAGTCAATAGCTTTGCTCCGGCGGTTTATGGGGCCTTCCATCCTTCAGGACGCTTTGGTGTCTTCTCGCAAAATACAATAATTCCGGAATTTCATGCCTATCGCTCCGAACGTCTGGAAGTATATGATACCGCATCAGATCTGGTTATTCTCGATTTTGATAAAAACAGTGTAAATACATCCTCATTGGTTTCAGGGGATCAGACATTGGAAACTTTTCCTGTGTTCTGGGCAGATGGAAAGTCGGTTTACTATTGTGCAGCTCCTCAGTTGCCTTTACCCGACAGCATCCGTTCACTTCGTTACAGCCTGATGCGAATCGACTTTGATGAGAAAAGCGGTAAATTTGGCAATAAGATTGACACCATTCTCTCTGCAAATAGTCTGCAACAATCGGTCAGCTTCCCCAAGGTTTCTCCAAACGGACGTTTTCTGCTTTTCTGTGTATCAGATTATGGCACTTTCCCGATTTGGCACAATGAAACTGACTTGCGTATGCTTGACTTGAAAACAGGATGTGTTGATTCCCTTAAACAAGTAAACGCCTGGTATTCGGATTCATATCATAGCTGGTCGTCCGAAAGCAGATGGCTTGTTTTTGCAAGCAAACGCGACAACGGAATATATGGAAAGCCCTATTTTTCATATATAGATAACAACGGAGTAGCCAGTAAACCATTTGTTCTGCCTCAGAAAGATCCGGCTTATTACGATTATACACTTATTTCATTTAATATACCCGAATTGTCGAAAGATGGTGTATCTTTCGGAGCAATGGATGTAGAAGATGCCTATTTTAATTTACCGACGGATGAGATGAAGTAA
- a CDS encoding DUF6057 family protein: protein MKILLRNANGMLTLLLGVVVFIFYAFFYANHLHFQEQLQLFQFTVPYFMEYISIPSGFSAFLSQFITQFFYLPWVGPVLMALLMVRLQLMVKWVAFRIKRNPGLEPFTLVPPLFLWALLCDENYMLGGLVALILTLQLVWVLTKISSPVVRIVATMIFIPITYWLAGGTAILMPLIMIVFELTRPTENRVSVWWIGAGYLILMLISPLIAKNYLVLLPSMQVFIGYGYYRYLIYLPFGILLLWALTFLVMLLYAFLSKSVMDGKKSLPFYISSLFLVWGGAAYLVAGSYNRIAEEVMTYDYLVRTQQWDKAVAMAEKDAPANPLAVASLNLALSQKGLLGDKMFHFIQNGSEGLIPQFDRDYLLPMMVGEVYYYLGLTNTAQRFAFEGMEAIPDYQKSARCLKRLAETNLINGSYEVSRKYLLILQNTFFYKDWATETLTYLGDEDRINAHPEWGRIRKFRPKEDFLFDGNQLDMILGMLIQQEPTNRMAYEYLMAYCLLNKDLPHFMQYVDLGKEIGYNSMPISYQEAALYVWGLQSTDLSQTPFPVNNEVKKRMQTYAGIYTTREDAQMYLEKEFADTYWYYFHYRYKNIIKRNEEFRQMH from the coding sequence ATGAAGATACTATTAAGAAATGCCAACGGGATGCTGACACTCCTACTAGGAGTTGTTGTCTTTATTTTTTATGCTTTTTTCTATGCAAATCACCTGCATTTCCAGGAGCAGCTGCAGTTATTTCAGTTTACAGTGCCCTATTTCATGGAATATATTTCTATTCCTTCCGGGTTCTCGGCCTTCCTGAGTCAGTTTATTACCCAGTTTTTCTATTTACCGTGGGTTGGACCAGTATTGATGGCGCTACTTATGGTACGCTTGCAATTAATGGTAAAATGGGTTGCTTTCCGGATAAAGAGGAATCCAGGTCTGGAACCATTTACATTGGTTCCTCCTCTTTTTTTATGGGCTCTTCTATGTGACGAAAATTATATGCTTGGGGGATTGGTTGCATTAATTCTTACGCTTCAGTTGGTTTGGGTGCTTACTAAAATCAGTTCGCCTGTAGTACGTATCGTTGCTACAATGATTTTTATCCCGATTACCTACTGGCTTGCAGGAGGTACTGCGATACTAATGCCTCTGATCATGATTGTATTTGAACTTACTCGTCCCACTGAAAATAGAGTGTCGGTCTGGTGGATTGGTGCAGGATATCTAATTTTAATGCTTATTTCGCCACTAATCGCTAAAAACTACCTGGTTCTTCTTCCATCAATGCAGGTTTTTATCGGATACGGTTATTATCGTTATCTTATTTATCTGCCTTTTGGTATCCTGCTGTTATGGGCGTTGACGTTTTTAGTAATGCTATTGTATGCTTTTTTGTCAAAAAGTGTGATGGATGGAAAGAAGAGTTTACCATTTTATATCTCTTCGCTTTTTCTTGTGTGGGGCGGAGCTGCGTATCTGGTAGCAGGCTCTTATAATCGCATCGCCGAGGAGGTTATGACTTATGATTACTTAGTCCGGACTCAACAATGGGATAAGGCAGTGGCTATGGCCGAAAAAGATGCCCCAGCTAATCCGCTTGCAGTAGCAAGTCTTAATCTGGCCCTTAGTCAGAAGGGACTATTAGGGGATAAGATGTTTCATTTTATTCAGAATGGGAGTGAGGGGTTGATTCCGCAATTTGATAGAGACTATCTCTTGCCTATGATGGTCGGGGAGGTTTATTACTATCTTGGATTGACAAATACAGCACAGCGTTTTGCATTTGAAGGAATGGAGGCTATTCCCGATTATCAAAAAAGCGCCCGCTGTTTGAAACGGTTGGCCGAAACGAATTTAATAAACGGCTCTTATGAAGTTTCCAGAAAGTACCTGCTCATACTCCAAAATACTTTTTTCTATAAAGATTGGGCTACCGAAACGCTTACCTATTTGGGAGATGAAGATCGGATCAATGCTCATCCGGAGTGGGGGAGAATTAGAAAATTCAGACCTAAAGAAGATTTCTTATTTGATGGGAATCAGCTGGATATGATATTAGGAATGCTTATTCAGCAAGAGCCGACGAACCGGATGGCATACGAATATCTGATGGCCTATTGTTTGCTAAATAAAGATTTACCACATTTTATGCAGTATGTCGACTTAGGGAAAGAGATAGGTTATAACTCGATGCCGATCAGTTATCAGGAAGCGGCTTTATATGTATGGGGATTGCAATCGACAGATCTGAGCCAGACACCTTTCCCAGTCAATAATGAGGTAAAAAAACGGATGCAGACATATGCAGGCATCTATACAACAAGAGAGGATGCCCAGATGTATCTTGAAAAGGAGTTTGCTGATACTTACTGGTATTATTTCCATTACAGATACAAAAATATTATTAAGAGAAACGAAGAATTCAGGCAAATGCATTGA
- a CDS encoding TolB family protein, whose protein sequence is MKTIYTWMILYLLLFTSCGEQVINPEKLNVIPPVFPDYAGVTVPASIAPLNFVLSIPYDKIDVTISGKKGSLHIQSDKVAAFPPSDWSSIVQENIGDSLQITVSTKSEGKWRQYLPFAIYISPDSIDYGLVYRLIAPGYEVWSKMGIYETCLSTAKQSTILDNKLMAPNCMNCHTFPQNNPRKMSLHIRGANGATALVQDGSIEMLATKTDKMIGNAQYTYWHPSEKYIAFSTNKTQQGFHGKDEKRVEVIDLESDVFVYDIVNNEMVSCPQLSSKESFETFPSFSADGKTLFFCTAAARPIPEEYNQIRYNLCSVSFDPVSRTFGNKVDTLVAAEAMGKSVSFPRPSYDGKYLMFTMSDYGNFSIWHKEADLWLVDLNTGISRSLTEVNSNDVESYHNWSSNSRWFVFSSRRIDGLYTRPFIANIDSNGRIGKPFLLPQKDPEEYIRSFYSYNLPEFVTGPVDVNPRDLAAAAMKPERKQVKPAN, encoded by the coding sequence ATGAAAACTATATATACATGGATGATTCTATATCTGTTACTTTTTACAAGTTGTGGGGAGCAGGTAATTAATCCGGAAAAACTTAATGTTATACCACCTGTTTTTCCGGATTACGCAGGAGTGACAGTGCCTGCCAGCATTGCCCCTCTTAATTTTGTCCTCTCAATCCCGTATGATAAGATTGATGTAACTATTTCCGGAAAGAAGGGAAGCTTACATATTCAGTCGGACAAGGTTGCAGCCTTTCCCCCGTCGGACTGGAGTTCCATTGTTCAGGAGAACATAGGAGATAGTCTGCAAATTACAGTTTCGACCAAATCAGAGGGTAAATGGAGGCAGTATCTTCCTTTTGCCATCTATATTTCGCCCGATTCGATTGATTATGGCTTGGTGTACCGTCTGATTGCTCCGGGATATGAAGTCTGGAGTAAGATGGGTATCTATGAAACCTGTTTAAGTACGGCTAAACAATCTACTATTCTGGATAATAAACTGATGGCCCCTAATTGTATGAACTGCCATACATTTCCGCAGAATAATCCTCGTAAGATGAGTCTGCATATCCGGGGAGCAAATGGGGCTACAGCATTGGTGCAGGACGGATCGATTGAAATGCTTGCAACTAAAACGGATAAAATGATTGGTAATGCACAATATACATACTGGCATCCATCCGAAAAATATATTGCTTTTTCGACAAATAAAACCCAGCAAGGCTTTCATGGAAAGGATGAAAAACGTGTGGAGGTAATCGATTTGGAGTCGGATGTCTTTGTTTATGATATTGTTAACAACGAAATGGTAAGTTGTCCCCAATTAAGTAGTAAAGAGTCGTTCGAGACTTTTCCCTCTTTTTCAGCAGATGGCAAAACTCTTTTCTTCTGTACAGCAGCTGCGCGTCCGATTCCCGAAGAATACAATCAGATACGTTATAATTTGTGTAGTGTATCGTTTGATCCTGTTTCACGGACTTTCGGAAATAAAGTAGATACTCTGGTTGCTGCCGAAGCTATGGGTAAGAGCGTATCTTTTCCAAGACCATCATACGATGGAAAGTATTTAATGTTTACCATGTCTGATTATGGAAACTTTTCCATATGGCATAAGGAGGCCGATTTATGGTTGGTCGATCTAAATACAGGAATTTCACGTTCTCTAACCGAAGTTAATAGCAATGATGTGGAAAGTTATCACAACTGGAGCAGTAACTCACGCTGGTTTGTATTTAGTAGCCGACGGATTGACGGACTTTATACCCGTCCTTTTATTGCGAACATTGATTCGAATGGAAGAATTGGAAAACCATTTCTTTTACCGCAAAAGGATCCGGAAGAATATATACGCAGTTTTTATTCATATAATCTTCCGGAATTTGTAACAGGACCTGTGGACGTAAATCCCCGAGACCTGGCTGCGGCAGCAATGAAGCCTGAACGCAAACAGGTGAAACCGGCCAATTAA
- a CDS encoding lipocalin-like domain-containing protein, which translates to MKKIALSAIALLLLSACGQELNTPLEGKWQMQQVESDGQVTTVDTIYFNFQNTLFMYQIYSPKSDSFRSEYGFNNMPDNNSIVIELTDNPVPVASFLPYTDWTEATRHYSVEKVDRKQLILKADNKKYTFRKF; encoded by the coding sequence ATGAAAAAAATAGCCCTATCCGCCATAGCCTTACTACTTTTGAGTGCTTGCGGACAAGAATTAAATACTCCCCTGGAAGGGAAATGGCAAATGCAACAGGTTGAATCCGATGGACAGGTAACGACTGTAGATACAATCTATTTCAACTTTCAAAATACTCTTTTTATGTATCAGATTTACAGTCCCAAGTCTGATAGTTTCCGATCTGAGTATGGATTCAACAACATGCCGGACAACAACTCAATTGTTATCGAGCTTACCGACAATCCTGTACCTGTTGCCAGTTTTTTACCCTATACTGATTGGACAGAAGCTACACGTCATTACAGTGTTGAGAAAGTCGACCGCAAACAATTAATTCTTAAAGCCGACAATAAAAAATACACCTTCCGCAAGTTTTAA
- a CDS encoding transposase translates to MIPKEKELKLIKIYMYICDIYESSLKFCCQRFSNNATPIFTDQELLTVYLFCGAYQRYFSIKEIHTFTKEYLLSWFPCLPSYQTFNYRLNLLSEAINELVKHLITSFKPEDCDNMTSLIDSMPIVTCKGKNKTGKVATEIATKGYCSTKNMYYFGLKLHTLAFRRKGTIPFPEMLILSSAAENDLTVLKTEAADSLTNRSIFADKIYSDFSFWGEKHREIGLDMLTPVKAIKAEEPVITQREKAHRDLFSTAVSKVRQPIESFFNWLNEKTNIQRAMKVRSTSGLLIHTMGKIAIAFIYLIV, encoded by the coding sequence ATGATTCCCAAGGAGAAAGAACTTAAGCTTATAAAAATATATATGTATATCTGCGATATCTATGAGTCTTCACTGAAATTTTGTTGTCAGAGATTCAGTAATAATGCAACTCCTATCTTCACCGACCAGGAACTGCTTACTGTATACCTGTTCTGTGGAGCTTATCAACGCTACTTCAGTATCAAAGAGATACATACATTCACTAAAGAATATTTGCTTTCTTGGTTTCCTTGTCTACCTTCTTATCAGACGTTCAATTATCGATTGAACCTGTTAAGTGAGGCAATTAATGAACTCGTAAAGCATCTCATTACATCCTTTAAACCAGAAGATTGCGACAATATGACATCACTGATCGATTCCATGCCAATTGTTACCTGCAAAGGAAAGAATAAAACAGGAAAAGTGGCTACAGAAATTGCAACAAAAGGCTACTGCTCTACCAAAAATATGTACTACTTTGGTTTGAAACTCCACACGTTAGCTTTCAGAAGGAAAGGAACTATTCCATTCCCTGAGATGTTGATACTTTCATCTGCGGCAGAGAACGATTTGACGGTACTTAAAACAGAAGCAGCAGACAGCCTGACCAATAGAAGTATCTTTGCCGATAAAATCTACTCCGATTTCTCTTTTTGGGGAGAAAAACACAGGGAAATAGGTCTGGATATGCTAACTCCCGTAAAAGCTATTAAGGCTGAAGAGCCCGTAATTACTCAAAGAGAGAAAGCCCACAGAGACTTATTTTCGACGGCTGTTTCTAAAGTCAGACAACCCATAGAGTCTTTCTTCAACTGGTTGAATGAGAAAACAAATATTCAAAGAGCGATGAAGGTCAGATCAACATCTGGACTTCTTATACATACGATGGGGAAAATAGCCATCGCATTCATTTATCTAATTGTTTAA